Proteins encoded in a region of the Nicotiana tomentosiformis chromosome 9, ASM39032v3, whole genome shotgun sequence genome:
- the LOC104113619 gene encoding uncharacterized protein produces MAFLSFTGRILFVSVFVLSAYQEFSEFGVDGGSAAKALSPKFNVFSKHVTTHTGFQVPHVEMKHLVLGALVMKGLGSLLFVFGSSLGAYILLLHQSIATPILYDFYNYDVDKKEFAQLFVKFTQSLALLGALLFFIGMKNSMPRRSTKKKAPKTKTV; encoded by the exons ATGGCGTTCTTATCATTCACAGGGAGGATTCTCTTTGTATCAGTCTTCGTTCTCTCCGCTTATCAAGA ATTCAGCGAATTTGGGGTTGACGGTGGGTCAGCAGCAAAGGCTTTAAGTCCTAAGTTCAATGTTTTCTCAAAGCATGTGACGACACACACTGGATTTCAAGTACCACATGTAGAG ATGAAACATCTAGTGTTGGGGGCGTTAGTTATGAAGGGTCTTGGAAGCCTTCTTTTTGTCTTTGGTAGCTCTCTTGGAGCTTACATCCTG CTTTTGCATCAGTCCATTGCTACTCCCATCTTATATGACTTCTACAACTATGATGTTGACAAGAAAGAGTTTGCTCAACTTTTTGTCAAGTTTACTCAG AGCTTGGCACTCCTTGGCGCGCTGCTCTTCTTTATCGGCATGAAGAACTCTATGCCCAGGCGATCCACAAAGAAGAAGGCTCCTAAGACAAAAACAGTTTAA
- the LOC138899346 gene encoding uncharacterized protein, whose product MVLRKRWGKNVVGILVDRDLRELVVEVRRVNDRLMSIKLVVGGFTVNVISAYAPRVGLDQEVKKQLWEDLDEMVRSIPHTEKLFIGRDFNGHIGASARGYDDVHGGFSFGDRNEGGNSLLDFASAFDLVIANSSFPKREEYLVTLRNSTGKTQIDYLLCRKCDKGLCTNCKAIPCEYLTTLHRLLVMDLEIKRSRRKRAGCRKPKIKWGNLTKDKTQELGEKLLAMRA is encoded by the coding sequence ATGGTACTCAGGAAGCGATGGGGTAAGAATGTGGTAGGTATTTTAGTTGACAGGGACCTCAGGGAGCTCGTGGTCGAGGTTAGGAGGGTAAATGATAGGTTGATGAGTATTAAGCTGGTAGTTGGTGGGTTTACTGTAAACGTGATTAGTGCATATGCTCCTCGGGTAGGTTTGGACCAGGAGGTCAAGAAGCAATTATGGGAGGATTTGGACGAGATGGTGCGTAGTATCCCGCACACAGAAAAATTGTTCATTGGTAGAGATTTCAATGGTCATATTGGGGCTAGTGCTAGGGGTTATGATGATGTGCATGGCGGGTTCAGTTTTGGGGATAGGAACGAGGGAGGTAATTCACTGTTGGATTTTGCTAGTGCTTTTGATTTGGTTATAGCTAACTCGAGTTTTCCGAAGAGGGAAGAGTACCTGGTCACTTTACGGAATTCAACGGGcaagactcagattgattatcttCTCTGCAGGAAATGCGATAAAGGTCTGTGCACTAACTGCAAGGCCATCCCATGTGAGTACCTCACGACCCTACATAGGCTCCTAGTTATGGACCTGGAGATCAAGAGGAGTAGGAGGAAGAGGGCGGGGTGCAGGAAACCTAAGATCAAGTGGGGTAACTTGACCAAGGACAAAACTCAGGAGTTAGGGGAGAAGTTATTGGCTATGAGGGCCTAG